Proteins encoded together in one Triticum dicoccoides isolate Atlit2015 ecotype Zavitan chromosome 7B, WEW_v2.0, whole genome shotgun sequence window:
- the LOC119336187 gene encoding 60S ribosomal protein L18-3-like: protein MGIDLVAGGRNKRTKRAAPKSDDVYLKLLVKLYRFLVRRTKSMFNIVILKRLFMSKTSRPPLSMRRLSNFMKGKKGSG from the exons ATG GGTATCGACCTCGTTGCCGGTGGGAGGAACAAGAGGACCAAGCGCGCCGCGCCCAAGTCCGACGATGTCTACCTCAAGCTCCTCGTCAAG CTCTACCGTTTCCTGGTGAGGAGGACCAAgagcatgttcaacatcgtcatcctcaagaGGCTCTTCATGAGCAAGACTAGCCGCCCGCCGCTCTCCATGCGCCGCCTCTCCAACTTCATGAAGGGAAAG AAGGGATCTGGATAG